A genome region from Bombilactobacillus bombi includes the following:
- a CDS encoding pectate lyase-like adhesive domain-containing protein, with the protein MKYTKPKYLILVLTIVLTLIGCCQYLNNPVQAKVKPITVSANNENMTTNLHNLVNPQSTLNTNLGSSNLYMPSGQTSSLLRTWQWPADEDETHEFALEPDPEYPLKEIDDGYGNKRKVRGYIAHVQTAKQFLQALLGSYDVDIHGNVMNDDNHIPYKYAQANEGANARGQEHSYSDITKIVLEKDINLPNANNEPKLYVRNYKGEKVEAVIQSTSASTAGGNNSVYFVLRRFPSEKEETDAKGQKRIFSHLIIDGHGIDGKDHKLNLGQFTLQTWTPSSGPRADRENQDITYQNITVYGNSYYGLLDTSIGNARETYRNINYYGAQFAYGGNSSNTVIYIAGTTNAYSLHDYNAPDGKNYICQTNAIGGGDQQNIQAKDIVFKKNCIYNGYTYSGNTIQLSGDAILEEGATVNLFPHTEDHVLPEAPPASGMSAGLSLSDGSAKVKMGKDSKLNVISDGLPLSAKRTISTKDPAAGYDYEYDVPQMPAGTTDDSKASYTNAAIGLYMNGTDKDSGIYFEKDSNAVINVNSTIPLKNNVNLITVRGGTANIGEGALLVEAENLNVPTANYNLLAIGAGANVYIGKDGIFDLSAPHAQGNVNMVNTLGAGTFKINVYQPKLLRIVTPEENKKAYLVNGTGVVEMHGVKAQAIGHTWASQGLGDATVNLKTTPFEYLNLPFRGTNLITGLDTSVNNQMGVESNQSSLGRLSKTIQSMIQPGTGLQRNIREFDSITVTAIDAGPQMQDQTPTLHGDPSITPDQRFIKGTITDREQNKPIVNTDSQNSNYNNPDARLHVVLNHKDGTTVDLGTKTDEERDIVDPLATALSPNPSKFPIAPDDYDWGNQEFPALSAKGKALYKDKNDVDAKGWQYLDNTVKGLVTWDTDNKNYQIDIDKVLEQYNTKNPNNKIEYLTGTDTITVTSEYAFQASQVSTIKVATLNLRIDSDKVKKQRSYYLLGEDLQIPLQYQENASKADPTLTVNSWYFADPNNLPDKLDSKKPTASTTYSVQQKVTSWTDLDDWKIPAAKATNIVGNHTIKLYGADDANGQSPSFDIDANGQFPLKALDFDEYTYNYNVLNVPGYTGERTFKKPDLHYRNDRSKDTPIDWNEPLPMGIYYEHNVFTPKSDTAPISNFEFTRNGDDKVAIKGSTLVIVDLDNPTNTVSLSNFEYGKNYNTSDRRLSKLVDGKSNHFKKNIQFKIYTKVQITDVPDITLGTITLSTENDNKNINLSTVDLGSIAAQTKGSIQFLQLTVPKTIDYGSHTSIANQNEKYEIANVDDVKSNLILNYDPNVGKSSGIQVYARIMDDEFWDNALSYNDGKKTSYIGNDLVLIYDSGKIQGANLGDPVHHIKLANEWWNSSGKQSKGLFMETQAPRNPHMGQPHSKLEWQVVNSI; encoded by the coding sequence TTGAAATATACAAAGCCAAAATATTTAATTTTGGTGTTGACAATAGTATTAACATTAATTGGTTGTTGTCAATATTTAAATAACCCAGTGCAGGCGAAAGTGAAGCCAATTACTGTCTCTGCCAACAACGAAAATATGACAACAAATCTTCATAATTTGGTTAATCCCCAATCTACTTTAAATACCAATTTAGGCTCTTCTAATTTATATATGCCTAGTGGCCAAACTTCGTCTTTGTTGCGAACTTGGCAATGGCCTGCAGATGAAGATGAAACACATGAATTTGCTTTAGAGCCAGATCCTGAATATCCATTAAAGGAAATAGATGATGGATATGGTAATAAGAGAAAAGTGCGAGGATATATCGCGCATGTCCAGACAGCTAAGCAATTTTTGCAAGCTTTACTTGGCTCTTATGATGTGGATATTCATGGAAATGTTATGAATGATGATAATCATATTCCATATAAATATGCTCAGGCCAATGAAGGTGCTAATGCCCGAGGTCAGGAGCACAGTTATTCTGATATAACAAAAATTGTTTTAGAAAAAGATATTAATCTGCCTAATGCTAACAATGAACCTAAATTATATGTAAGAAATTATAAAGGCGAAAAAGTAGAGGCCGTTATTCAATCAACATCTGCTTCCACAGCTGGGGGCAATAATTCAGTTTATTTTGTATTAAGACGATTCCCCAGTGAAAAAGAAGAAACTGATGCAAAAGGTCAAAAAAGAATTTTTAGTCATTTAATTATTGACGGACATGGAATTGATGGAAAAGATCATAAATTAAATTTAGGACAGTTTACTTTACAAACTTGGACTCCATCATCAGGCCCAAGAGCTGATAGAGAAAATCAAGATATTACTTACCAAAATATAACTGTTTACGGTAATAGTTATTATGGTTTGCTTGACACTTCGATTGGTAATGCTCGTGAAACCTATCGAAATATAAACTACTACGGTGCACAATTTGCTTACGGCGGTAATTCATCTAACACTGTTATTTACATTGCTGGTACTACGAATGCTTATTCATTACATGATTATAATGCACCTGATGGCAAAAATTATATTTGCCAGACCAATGCTATTGGTGGTGGTGATCAACAAAACATTCAAGCAAAAGATATTGTATTTAAAAAGAATTGTATATATAACGGTTATACGTATAGTGGTAATACGATTCAACTAAGTGGTGATGCCATTTTAGAAGAAGGCGCAACTGTTAATTTGTTCCCTCATACAGAAGATCATGTTTTACCTGAAGCTCCACCTGCTTCAGGTATGTCTGCAGGTCTCTCTCTAAGTGATGGTAGTGCTAAAGTTAAGATGGGGAAAGATAGTAAGCTTAATGTTATTTCTGATGGACTCCCCTTATCAGCTAAAAGAACTATTTCTACCAAAGATCCAGCTGCTGGTTATGATTATGAATATGATGTGCCACAAATGCCTGCAGGTACTACTGACGATTCAAAGGCATCATATACTAATGCAGCTATAGGACTTTATATGAATGGAACTGACAAAGATAGCGGGATTTATTTTGAAAAAGATTCTAATGCAGTTATTAATGTCAACAGTACTATTCCTTTAAAGAATAATGTTAATCTGATTACTGTTAGAGGTGGTACAGCTAATATTGGTGAAGGAGCTTTATTAGTTGAAGCTGAGAATCTTAATGTGCCAACTGCCAACTATAATTTGTTAGCAATTGGTGCTGGTGCTAATGTTTATATTGGTAAAGATGGAATATTTGATTTATCTGCTCCTCATGCGCAAGGGAATGTTAATATGGTAAATACCTTAGGTGCCGGTACTTTCAAAATCAACGTCTATCAACCGAAGTTACTCCGGATTGTCACACCTGAAGAAAATAAAAAGGCTTATTTAGTTAATGGTACTGGAGTCGTTGAAATGCACGGAGTTAAGGCACAAGCTATAGGTCATACTTGGGCATCTCAAGGTCTTGGCGATGCCACAGTTAATCTAAAAACCACTCCATTTGAATATTTGAATTTACCCTTTCGAGGTACTAACTTGATAACAGGACTAGATACTTCTGTAAATAATCAAATGGGCGTGGAATCTAACCAGAGCTCGTTGGGTAGATTAAGTAAAACAATTCAAAGCATGATACAGCCGGGTACAGGATTACAACGAAATATTCGTGAATTTGACTCTATCACTGTAACTGCTATTGATGCAGGTCCACAAATGCAAGACCAAACACCCACACTACATGGTGATCCTTCGATAACTCCTGATCAACGATTTATTAAAGGAACTATAACTGATAGAGAGCAAAATAAGCCAATTGTAAATACTGATTCACAAAATAGCAATTATAATAATCCTGATGCTCGTTTGCATGTGGTGTTGAATCATAAAGATGGAACAACTGTTGATCTAGGAACAAAGACTGATGAAGAAAGAGATATTGTTGATCCATTGGCCACAGCTTTAAGTCCTAATCCGTCCAAGTTTCCTATTGCCCCTGATGACTACGATTGGGGTAATCAAGAATTCCCAGCTTTATCTGCTAAAGGTAAAGCTCTATATAAGGATAAGAATGATGTTGATGCTAAAGGTTGGCAATATCTTGATAATACGGTAAAAGGTCTAGTTACTTGGGATACAGATAACAAGAATTATCAAATTGATATTGATAAGGTTCTTGAACAATATAATACTAAGAACCCAAATAATAAAATTGAGTATTTGACAGGAACCGATACAATTACTGTTACCTCAGAATATGCTTTTCAAGCTTCACAAGTATCAACTATCAAGGTGGCAACACTAAATTTGCGAATTGATAGCGATAAAGTTAAAAAGCAACGTTCTTATTATCTCTTAGGAGAAGATTTACAGATACCATTACAATATCAGGAAAATGCAAGTAAGGCAGATCCTACGTTAACAGTTAACAGTTGGTATTTTGCTGATCCAAATAATTTGCCAGATAAGTTGGATTCTAAAAAGCCGACTGCTTCTACAACTTATTCCGTGCAACAAAAGGTTACTAGCTGGACTGACTTAGACGATTGGAAAATTCCTGCTGCGAAGGCAACTAATATTGTAGGTAATCATACTATTAAGTTATATGGTGCTGATGATGCCAATGGCCAAAGTCCATCGTTTGATATAGATGCAAATGGTCAATTTCCACTTAAAGCTTTGGACTTTGATGAGTACACCTATAATTATAATGTCTTAAATGTTCCAGGTTATACAGGAGAAAGAACCTTTAAAAAACCTGATTTGCATTATCGTAATGATAGATCCAAAGATACACCCATTGATTGGAATGAACCATTGCCAATGGGGATTTACTATGAGCACAATGTCTTCACACCTAAAAGTGATACAGCCCCCATTAGTAACTTTGAGTTTACTAGAAATGGTGACGATAAAGTGGCTATTAAAGGTAGTACGTTGGTTATTGTTGATCTTGATAATCCAACGAATACTGTTTCATTATCAAATTTTGAATATGGTAAAAATTATAACACCAGTGATCGTAGATTATCTAAGTTGGTAGATGGCAAAAGTAATCATTTTAAAAAGAATATCCAATTCAAAATTTATACTAAAGTCCAAATTACTGATGTACCCGATATTACTTTAGGTACAATTACTTTAAGTACAGAAAATGATAATAAAAATATCAATTTATCAACAGTTGACCTTGGTAGCATTGCTGCTCAGACTAAAGGAAGTATCCAGTTCTTACAGCTAACAGTGCCAAAGACGATTGACTATGGTAGCCATACTTCAATAGCTAATCAAAATGAGAAATATGAAATTGCTAATGTTGATGATGTTAAGTCCAATTTGATTTTGAATTATGATCCTAATGTGGGGAAAAGTAGTGGTATTCAAGTATATGCTCGAATTATGGATGATGAGTTTTGGGACAATGCCTTAAGCTATAATGACGGCAAAAAAACCTCTTATATCGGTAATGATCTTGTTTTGATTTATGATAGTGGCAAGATACAAGGAGCTAATTTAGGAGATCCTGTTCATCATATCAAGTTAGCAAATGAGTGGTGGAATTCAAGTGGTAAACAAAGTAAGGGACTTTTCATGGAGACTCAAGCTCCACGTAATCCGCATATGGGACAACCTCATTCTAAGCTAGAATGGCAAGTAGTTAATAGTATTTAA
- a CDS encoding transcriptional regulator has protein sequence MEEPNELLGYLKANHIPQSKVAEAIGRSMSATNRKINHHADFTQSEIRKLHYDLKIPLEMLI, from the coding sequence ATGGAAGAACCCAACGAACTACTAGGCTATTTAAAGGCCAATCATATACCGCAGTCTAAAGTGGCTGAAGCAATCGGGCGCTCAATGTCTGCTACAAATCGCAAAATTAATCACCATGCAGACTTTACTCAAAGTGAAATTCGTAAATTACATTACGACCTCAAAATACCTTTAGAGATGTTGATATAG
- a CDS encoding MarR family winged helix-turn-helix transcriptional regulator gives MLHDTGRLLKMAARQLTIQFDQFARQYDLTGTQMSIIDHLGRIPGEILQRDLEKEFNIRRSTATLILQRMEKKQLIKRQTAQTDARQKSVQLTVKGQQLVQQISHYMQQQQAQLQQHFTKEEIAIFEKVLQYYTKA, from the coding sequence ATGCTTCATGATACCGGACGACTGCTAAAAATGGCTGCGCGCCAATTAACCATCCAGTTTGATCAGTTTGCACGCCAATACGATTTAACAGGAACACAAATGTCCATTATTGATCATTTAGGACGAATACCGGGCGAAATCTTACAGCGGGATTTAGAAAAGGAATTCAACATTCGACGCTCAACAGCAACTTTGATTTTGCAGCGTATGGAAAAAAAACAACTAATTAAACGTCAAACTGCACAAACTGATGCACGGCAAAAGTCAGTTCAACTCACAGTTAAAGGACAACAATTAGTTCAACAAATTAGCCACTATATGCAACAACAACAAGCACAACTGCAGCAACACTTTACCAAAGAAGAAATAGCCATTTTTGAAAAAGTTCTGCAATATTATACGAAAGCGTAG
- a CDS encoding glycosyltransferase family 8 protein yields the protein MTINLLFSIDDHYFQQIKTTLWSIKQNSAPQQQYDVYVLQHPALSSNQELDQFCRQLQMRYFPIVIEDAQLFAQAPTSKRYPLTIYYRLLAHNYLPTNLQRILYLDADILCINDFSQFYQLDFQNNLYAAAIHSGLTDLTSVFNKVRLDTYESEGYYNSGVLLMNLAAIRQTVTSQDIFQTINNLGKFFLLPDQDILNYLYGKQILTVPDELYNYDTRKKLIYETTSGGQYNLSWVIQHTVFLHYCGKDKPWQHTYKSNFRELYLHYQHQAQQITP from the coding sequence ATGACAATTAATTTACTTTTTTCGATTGATGATCATTATTTTCAACAAATAAAGACCACTCTATGGTCCATCAAACAAAATTCCGCCCCTCAGCAACAATACGATGTTTACGTTTTACAACACCCAGCGTTGTCATCTAACCAAGAGTTAGACCAATTTTGCCGCCAATTGCAGATGCGTTATTTCCCTATTGTGATTGAAGATGCCCAGCTATTTGCTCAAGCTCCCACTTCTAAGCGTTATCCACTCACTATTTATTATCGCTTGTTAGCCCATAACTACTTGCCAACTAATCTTCAACGAATTCTCTATTTAGATGCTGATATTTTATGTATTAATGACTTTTCCCAATTTTATCAATTAGACTTTCAAAACAATCTCTACGCTGCTGCTATTCATTCTGGGTTAACTGATCTGACTTCAGTTTTTAATAAAGTACGCTTGGATACTTATGAAAGTGAAGGTTATTATAATTCCGGTGTCTTGTTAATGAATTTAGCAGCCATCCGCCAAACAGTGACCTCTCAAGATATCTTTCAAACTATTAACAATCTGGGGAAATTTTTTTTGTTGCCTGATCAAGACATTCTTAATTATCTGTATGGCAAACAAATCTTAACTGTGCCCGATGAGTTGTACAATTATGATACTCGAAAAAAACTCATCTATGAGACTACCAGCGGCGGCCAATATAATTTATCTTGGGTTATCCAACATACTGTCTTTTTGCATTATTGCGGCAAAGACAAACCTTGGCAGCATACTTATAAAAGCAATTTTCGAGAGTTATATCTGCATTATCAGCACCAAGCACAACAAATCACGCCTTAA
- a CDS encoding CBS domain-containing protein — MTVADYMTKDVITIRPQTKINVAVKLMEENHIHRLPVIDGKQLVGLITAGTIAQASPSDATSLSIYEVNYLFNQMTVEQVMTKKVLTVAYDASLEDAIYQMRQHQIGVLPVMQADNVVGMITNNDILDAFLDITNYFQKSEVVQVVIEQDHTGVIWQIGKIMTQNKVNIQTLMVTRHLGEIVIEIHVDPQDKVEVRQILQQAGFTIR; from the coding sequence ATGACTGTTGCTGATTATATGACCAAAGACGTAATTACAATTCGTCCCCAAACCAAAATAAATGTTGCTGTGAAATTAATGGAAGAAAATCACATCCATCGCTTACCGGTGATTGATGGGAAACAATTAGTCGGCTTAATTACAGCTGGCACAATTGCCCAAGCGTCACCTTCAGATGCTACTAGTTTATCTATTTATGAAGTTAATTATCTCTTTAATCAAATGACAGTTGAGCAAGTAATGACTAAAAAAGTCTTAACCGTGGCTTATGATGCTTCTTTGGAAGATGCCATTTATCAAATGCGCCAACATCAAATTGGAGTTTTACCAGTCATGCAAGCTGATAATGTTGTGGGCATGATTACCAATAATGATATTTTAGATGCCTTCTTAGATATAACGAATTATTTTCAAAAATCTGAAGTTGTGCAAGTAGTGATAGAGCAGGATCACACTGGTGTAATTTGGCAGATTGGTAAAATAATGACCCAAAACAAGGTAAATATCCAGACTTTAATGGTTACACGACATTTAGGAGAAATTGTAATTGAAATCCACGTCGATCCCCAAGATAAAGTTGAAGTACGACAAATATTACAACAAGCAGGATTTACTATTCGTTAA
- a CDS encoding ABC transporter ATP-binding protein, with product MLKVDNLVVNYGAIQAVKDVSFHINTGEIVALIGANGAGKTTIVKTISGLLKPVQGSITYEQQDLKHQSAPAIVAAGIAQVPEGRHIFAGLSVAENLQMGAFLQHDHAQISDSLQNVYKRFPILKQRQNQDAATLSGGEQQMLAMARALMSRPKLLLLDEPSMGLAPIFINEIFNIVQAIKQQGTTVLLIEQNAKKALAIADRAYVLAAGKVSLHGTGPELLANTAVQKAYLGG from the coding sequence ATGCTCAAAGTTGATAATTTAGTAGTTAATTATGGTGCTATCCAAGCTGTTAAAGATGTAAGCTTTCATATTAATACAGGCGAAATTGTGGCCTTGATTGGTGCTAATGGTGCTGGTAAAACCACCATTGTGAAGACTATTTCGGGATTATTAAAACCCGTTCAAGGAAGTATAACTTATGAACAACAAGACTTAAAACACCAATCGGCACCAGCAATTGTGGCTGCAGGTATCGCCCAAGTCCCCGAAGGCAGACATATCTTTGCCGGTCTGTCAGTGGCTGAAAATTTACAAATGGGAGCTTTTTTACAACATGACCATGCTCAAATTAGTGATTCCTTGCAAAATGTTTATAAACGTTTTCCCATTTTAAAGCAGCGGCAAAATCAAGATGCTGCCACTTTATCAGGTGGTGAACAGCAAATGCTAGCTATGGCGCGCGCACTGATGTCACGGCCCAAATTATTACTCTTAGATGAACCATCAATGGGGTTGGCACCGATTTTTATTAATGAAATATTCAATATTGTACAGGCAATTAAACAACAAGGAACGACAGTATTGTTAATTGAGCAAAACGCCAAAAAAGCCCTCGCAATTGCTGATCGCGCTTATGTCTTAGCAGCTGGAAAAGTCAGTTTGCACGGCACCGGTCCAGAATTATTGGCTAATACTGCTGTCCAAAAAGCCTATTTAGGAGGTTAA
- a CDS encoding ABC transporter ATP-binding protein translates to MTTILQVDNLVKNFGGLTAVADVSLTLETNELVALIGPNGAGKTTLFNLLTGVIPPTSGAILLRGDQGTIALNKKSAVQIANLGLARTFQNIRLFSDLSVLDNVLIALTNQYQEHFLASILRLPSFYRTEQQMRTAAFKLLKIFDLQTQADNLARNLPYGIQRRLEIVRALATKPQILFLDEPAAGMNPEETADLTALIRMIQRDFHITILLIEHDMSLVMNLAEKIYVLDQGALLAQGAPAQIQQNPAVIKAYLGEEDEYAQS, encoded by the coding sequence ATGACAACAATTTTACAAGTTGATAACCTTGTGAAAAACTTTGGCGGTCTGACGGCGGTGGCGGATGTGTCGCTAACGTTAGAAACGAATGAATTAGTTGCCTTAATTGGTCCCAATGGTGCAGGCAAAACGACCTTATTTAACTTACTAACTGGCGTGATTCCACCAACTTCCGGAGCAATTTTACTTCGTGGCGATCAAGGGACGATTGCTTTAAATAAAAAATCAGCAGTACAAATTGCTAACTTAGGTTTAGCACGGACCTTTCAAAATATTCGGTTATTTAGTGATTTGAGTGTGTTGGATAATGTTTTAATTGCACTGACTAATCAATATCAAGAACACTTTCTAGCTTCTATTTTACGGCTGCCCAGTTTTTATCGAACAGAACAACAAATGCGCACTGCAGCTTTTAAATTATTAAAAATTTTTGATTTGCAGACACAAGCAGATAATCTGGCGCGTAATTTGCCTTATGGGATTCAGCGCCGCCTAGAAATTGTCCGGGCCTTAGCCACTAAACCGCAAATTTTATTTTTGGATGAGCCCGCTGCCGGGATGAATCCAGAAGAAACGGCCGATTTAACTGCTTTAATCCGCATGATTCAACGCGATTTCCATATTACTATTTTGCTGATTGAACATGATATGTCGTTGGTAATGAACTTAGCTGAAAAAATTTATGTTCTAGATCAAGGGGCCTTACTAGCTCAAGGAGCACCAGCCCAAATCCAACAAAATCCCGCCGTTATTAAAGCTTACTTAGGTGAGGAGGATGAATATGCTCAAAGTTGA
- a CDS encoding branched-chain amino acid ABC transporter permease gives MKANLKYSLSWLVIMVAGFVLMNTLILMGVIDAFLENMLVVIGINIILAMGLNLVVGFSGQFSLGHAGFMAIGAYATAIITSAKPNSFSFYVSIIVGIVIAIIAAIIVGVPTLRLHGDYLAIATMGAAEIIRIIINNLKITNGPSGMFNIPKFASWPVVYIMVCLTTIVIANFVHSRSGRAIKSVREDEIAAESMGIKTTSWKLAAFILGAATAAIGGSLYASYLQTITPNNFGIMESISILIIVVLGGIGSLTGTFVAAIVLGVLDTVLQSFGPLRMVIYSLALILIMVFKPTGLLGTRELSLTKLFPRKKEAKS, from the coding sequence ATGAAAGCAAATTTAAAATATAGTCTAAGTTGGCTTGTGATTATGGTTGCTGGTTTTGTTCTGATGAATACGCTCATTTTAATGGGAGTAATCGACGCCTTTTTGGAAAATATGTTAGTAGTAATTGGAATTAATATTATTTTGGCTATGGGACTTAATTTGGTTGTTGGTTTTTCGGGACAATTTTCTTTGGGACATGCTGGCTTTATGGCAATTGGTGCGTATGCAACTGCTATTATCACATCTGCCAAACCCAATAGTTTTAGTTTTTATGTTTCTATAATTGTCGGGATAGTCATTGCAATAATAGCCGCCATTATTGTTGGAGTACCAACTTTACGTTTACATGGTGATTATTTAGCCATTGCGACGATGGGCGCTGCAGAAATTATTCGCATTATTATTAATAATTTAAAAATCACCAATGGTCCATCAGGAATGTTCAATATTCCGAAATTTGCTTCTTGGCCGGTTGTTTATATTATGGTTTGTTTAACTACGATAGTTATTGCTAATTTTGTGCATAGTCGTTCGGGTCGAGCTATTAAATCGGTACGAGAAGATGAAATAGCTGCTGAATCAATGGGCATTAAGACGACTTCTTGGAAATTAGCTGCGTTTATTTTAGGGGCAGCTACAGCAGCAATTGGCGGCTCGCTATACGCTTCTTATCTGCAGACTATTACACCTAATAACTTTGGTATTATGGAGTCGATTTCGATTTTGATTATTGTAGTATTAGGCGGAATTGGTAGTTTAACTGGAACTTTTGTAGCGGCAATTGTCTTAGGAGTTTTGGATACAGTATTGCAAAGCTTTGGGCCTTTGCGAATGGTGATTTATTCATTAGCACTTATCTTGATTATGGTCTTCAAACCGACTGGTTTGTTAGGCACGCGTGAGTTATCATTAACCAAATTATTTCCACGTAAAAAGGAGGCTAAGTCATGA
- a CDS encoding branched-chain amino acid ABC transporter permease: MQTFGQQLINGLSLGSIYALLALGYTMVYGIIKLINFAHGDIYMLGAFWGYYSINLWHFNFIEALISSMIVGAVSGVIIEYFAYRPLRQAPRITALITAIGVSFFLENGMAYLFGSTARDFPQVIKQVNYNIGGVLVSNIQILILATAAILMIALQFVIKKTKMGKAMRAVSVDADAAELVGINLDRTISFTFALGSALAGAAGVLIGLYYNSIDPLMGMTPGIKAFVAAVVGGIGSIPGATLGGFIIGLLETLVQSVGLSAYKDAAVYLVLIVILLILPAGILGKNQKEKV, translated from the coding sequence GTGCAAACTTTTGGGCAGCAATTAATTAATGGTTTATCGCTAGGAAGTATTTATGCACTTTTGGCGCTAGGATATACGATGGTTTATGGCATTATTAAGTTGATTAATTTTGCCCATGGCGATATCTATATGTTAGGTGCATTTTGGGGATATTATTCTATCAATCTTTGGCATTTTAATTTTATTGAAGCTTTAATCTCATCAATGATTGTAGGTGCTGTAAGTGGGGTCATTATTGAATACTTTGCTTATCGGCCTTTACGGCAAGCACCACGAATCACAGCCTTGATTACGGCAATTGGCGTCTCCTTTTTCTTAGAAAATGGGATGGCCTACTTGTTTGGCTCTACGGCTCGGGATTTTCCACAAGTAATTAAACAAGTTAATTACAATATTGGTGGTGTTTTAGTTTCTAATATCCAAATTTTAATTTTGGCAACAGCCGCTATTTTGATGATAGCATTGCAATTTGTCATCAAGAAAACCAAAATGGGCAAAGCAATGCGAGCAGTTTCGGTAGATGCTGATGCAGCCGAATTAGTTGGTATTAATCTTGATCGGACTATATCTTTTACTTTTGCTCTCGGGTCAGCTCTAGCTGGTGCAGCCGGTGTCTTGATTGGATTGTACTATAACTCAATTGATCCTTTGATGGGAATGACTCCCGGAATTAAAGCCTTTGTAGCTGCAGTTGTTGGCGGTATTGGTTCTATACCAGGAGCAACATTAGGTGGATTTATCATTGGCCTTTTGGAAACTCTAGTTCAATCAGTTGGGCTTTCAGCCTACAAAGATGCCGCCGTTTATTTAGTATTGATTGTAATCTTATTAATTCTGCCAGCTGGCATTTTAGGTAAAAATCAAAAAGAAAAGGTTTAG